DNA sequence from the Rhodanobacteraceae bacterium genome:
GGACACGGTGCTTGCGCAGATCGTGCAACTGGTGGCGCAGGCGCAGCGCTCGCGCGCACCGATGCAGCGGCTCGCCGACGTGGTCAGCTACTGGTTCGTGCTGGCAGTGCTGACGATCGCCCTGGCGACGCTGCTCGGCTGGGGCCTGTTCGGCCCCGACCCGTCATGGACCTACGCGGTGGTCAACGCCGTCGCGGTGCTGATCATCGCCTGTCCCTGTGCGCTCGGGCTCGCCACCCCGATGTCGATCATGGTCGCCACCGGCCGCGCCGCGCAAGCCGGCGTGCTGTTCCGCGATGCCGAGGCGATCGAGCGTTTGCGCACGATCGACACGATCATTGTCGACAAGACCGGCACGCTCACCGAGGGTCGCCCGGCTTTTCGCGAGGTGCTGGCGGCAACCGGATGGTCCCCGACCGAAGTCCTGCGACTGGCGGCAAGCCTGGATGCGGGCAGCGAGCATCCGCTCGCTGATGCCATCGTCGCCGAGGCACGCCGTCGCCAGTTGCCGCTGGAGGACGCCGCGGACTTCGAATCGGCGACCGGCATCGGCGTGCGCGGGCGTGTCGGTACCTACGCTCTGGCGCTCGGCAACACCGCGTTGATGCAGGAGAATGGCGTCGCAACCGATGCCCTCCATGCGGATGCCGAACGCTTGCGCACGGACGGCGCCAGCGTGATGTTCCTCGCCGTCGACGGTGCGCTCGCCGGCCTGGTGGCCGTGGCGGACCCGATCAAGGCGAGCACAGCAGAGGCCATCGACGCCCTGCACCACGCTGGCCTGCGCATCGTGATGGCCACCGGCGATGGACGCACCACGGCCGAGGCGGTGGCGCGGCACCTGCGCATCGACGAGGTGCACGGCGAAGTGCGCCCCCAGGACAAGGCGGCACTGGTTGTGCGCCTGCAGGCGCAAGGACGGCGCGTGGCGATGGCTGGCGACGGTATCAACGACGCACCGGCACTGGCTGCGGCGGATGTCGGCATCGCGATGGGCACCGGCACCGATGTCGCGATGTCGAGCGCTCAGCTCACGCTGGTCAAGGGCGATCTGCGCGGCATCGTCCGCGCTCGCGAGATCTCGTCCGCGACAGTGCGCAACATGCGCCAGAACCTCGTGTTCGCCTTCGCCTACAACGCGCTCGGCGTGCCGATCGCTGCCGGGCTGCTGTACCCGAGCTTCGGCTTGCTGCTGAGTCCGATGATCGCGGCGCTGGCGATGAGCCTGTCGTCGGTGTCGGTGGTAGCCAACGCGCTGAGGCTGCGGAAGGGCCAGTGAAAGGCCACGAGCAATGACGCACCACGAGAAATCGCCTGCCTGGTCCGGGCGCATTGCGCTGGGCACAGGCTGGGCGGTGTTTTCCGGCGACATGGGCGACAACCGGGTACACACCCACCATGCCCTCCAAATGGTCCTCGCTCCTTGCGAAACGGTCACCGTTTCCGTGCATGGTCAAGGCGACATCACTGCGCCCGGAGTGCTGATCGACGCGGACGTGCCGCACCGCGTCTGGCCCGGTGCCGCGGCGCTGCTGTACGTCGAACGCGAGTCTCACACGGGCCGGACCTTGGCGCTGGCCTGCGTGCGGGGATTGTCCCTGCTCACGGAGCGACAGCGCGATGCGGCGCTCAGCGTCTGGCCGTTGTCGACCGGCGCAGATCTGGGCCCGCTGCTCGCGGCACTCGGGTTACCCAAGTCGGTCCAGGCTCCGGCTGATCGCCGCTCCGACCGCGTCCGAGATCTGCTTGAAGGCCTGCCGGCCCGCAGCGAGCTAAACGGCACACTGGCGGAATTCGCAAGCGAAACCTCGCTGTCGCCCAGTCATTTCAGACATCGGGTTCGCGCACTGGTGGGGATGCCTCTGCGACCTTACTTGCGCTGGCTGCGATTGCGCCTGGCCTTGATGAGTGCCGCCGCG
Encoded proteins:
- a CDS encoding heavy metal translocating P-type ATPase, translated to MNHDHHSHGSKPPKAAHGHAHHRATSGVHDHAAHARNSAAHVDPVCGMSVAIDSPHQLEHAGNLYRFCSEKCRGKFLADPTRYLSPVAQPAAVPAQPGARYTCPMHPQIVRDEPGSCPICGMALEPLLPSLDDDENPELADFRRRFWWTLPFSVLALLLAMAGHRLPGLAADTRTWLELVLSAPVVLWAGWPFFVRWAASLANRSPNMWTLIGTGVGAAFGYSLVATLAPGMFPEAFREHGRVGVYFEAAAIIVSLTLLGQVLELKARSSTSAAIKALLGLAPKTARRLRADGTEEDIPLTHVHVGDRLRVRPGEKVPVDGEVLDGRSAVDESMLTGEPISVEKAAGARVIGATINGTGSLVIRADRIGADTVLAQIVQLVAQAQRSRAPMQRLADVVSYWFVLAVLTIALATLLGWGLFGPDPSWTYAVVNAVAVLIIACPCALGLATPMSIMVATGRAAQAGVLFRDAEAIERLRTIDTIIVDKTGTLTEGRPAFREVLAATGWSPTEVLRLAASLDAGSEHPLADAIVAEARRRQLPLEDAADFESATGIGVRGRVGTYALALGNTALMQENGVATDALHADAERLRTDGASVMFLAVDGALAGLVAVADPIKASTAEAIDALHHAGLRIVMATGDGRTTAEAVARHLRIDEVHGEVRPQDKAALVVRLQAQGRRVAMAGDGINDAPALAAADVGIAMGTGTDVAMSSAQLTLVKGDLRGIVRAREISSATVRNMRQNLVFAFAYNALGVPIAAGLLYPSFGLLLSPMIAALAMSLSSVSVVANALRLRKGQ
- a CDS encoding helix-turn-helix transcriptional regulator; translation: MTHHEKSPAWSGRIALGTGWAVFSGDMGDNRVHTHHALQMVLAPCETVTVSVHGQGDITAPGVLIDADVPHRVWPGAAALLYVERESHTGRTLALACVRGLSLLTERQRDAALSVWPLSTGADLGPLLAALGLPKSVQAPADRRSDRVRDLLEGLPARSELNGTLAEFASETSLSPSHFRHRVRALVGMPLRPYLRWLRLRLALMSAAAGADLSRAAQDAGFSDAAHLSRTMQRHFGVPPSAILAALRTA